The genomic window TGGCAGGTATAAGGCTTATTCCAAGCCTTATGCCCGCTTTGCACTTGAACAAAACATAGCCTTAGGGTCTAACACTTAAGAGTAGCCTACAATAGCCCCCTTTACCTTGATCTTATATGAGAGTCCAAACTAGCTTGGGCCAATTTAGGTAGACAAGCCAATTGGGCACCCACTTGACCATATAGGGCCTGCTTGGGCTATTGAGCTCAAGGGGACAATTAAGGGAATTGCATAAGCTTAGGTGACTTTAGTAATACCTTTAAAAACCATGGGCTTAAATGCTGATTAGTATGCTGCAATATGCATGGCCTATGTTAATGCTTTATCACCATAAGGCATTGCAATTCTACCAAACCTGCTGCCATGCTAGTGTATGCCATGCATTGGTGTGACTATAAGATAGAGTACTTTGGTGCCAATGCTTTGTCCATATTCGACCAGCAAGCATGCCAAGGTTTTAAGTTTTTGCTGAGATCGACTAAAATTAACCAATTTTGGTGGTTGTAAGTTGTAACTAGTTTTGGCCAAACTAACGGGGATCAGAATGGTTTTACTTTATGTTTGGTGCTTATTATCATACTGGGTTTATCACTTTTCTTCTTTAAGTACATTGGTTGTACAATCATATGATCCACATAAAAGGGTACCTATTGTGTCAACCAACATTTCAAACCTTGGTAAACTTGGAGGCTAATTGTAGCATGTGGCTTTACCTAGGATAATTACACTTAGGGTTTTCAATAACATTAACTTCTCCAAACCAAATGACTCCAAAAGCTCGAGGTCATAGGGAGTTGGGCAAACAATGTGTATCAGGCTCAACATACCCCGCATGTGTGGTCCGAACCATGCACATGGAGTAACCACAAAAACTGAAACGAGTCGAGATAATAATAtgcttattaaataaaaattagcaTGGAGGGGATTCGAATTCATGACCTCCAGCAAACTCTAGCTTTGAGACTCGGAGCTGATGGCTGACAATCCTAAACAACTCTTAAAGTTGTAAAAGTGCCGAAATTGGCAGCTTCTAGAAAGAACAGTGATATGTTAGCCAGTAGAGCGGAGTCATGGTTGTGCAGTGTGCCAAGCCGATAAAGTGGTCTTGGTGCAGCAAGGTGCTGGTTTTGAGCACAAGTTTGATGCGGCATGTAGACTCAATGGAGCAAGATGCTGGGTTTGAGCATGGGCTTGGGCATGATTCTTGGAAGAGCAAGGTGCTGGTTTTGAGCACAAGTTTGATGCGGCATGTAGACTCAATGGAGCAAGATGCTGGGTTTGAGCATGGGCTTGGGCATGATTCTTGGAAGAGCAGACCCTCTTGTAAGGGTTCGGTGAAACATAACTTTTGACAAACTGGTGAGTTTTGGACTGGAGCAGTAACATACCGATAAAGTGTGGCTCTTAGAGAGTGGGCTCTTAGGCGAGCGTTAACACGTGACACACTCGGAGGAGTGTTTATATACAGAGCTTGATCTAAGAGTGTTGGATTGGACTCAAAGAGGAGATGAATAGGCTTACATGTAACTAGGGAGAATGATAAGGATCTATGTGAAGTTTAGTCCCATATAGAACAATTAGTTGGAGGTAGATGGATTGACATAGATGATTGGGCCTAAAATAGCTAAAGCGTTTTAGTTGATTTGGGTTTCCACTTGTATATCTGGGCCTTCTCCTGATCAGAGTCAAACTTCCAATTTCACCTGAAACAGTAAGGGCCAAGATATCTTTGAGAAGCGCTATGGAGCTTCAACATGGTGCAAGGTCTTTAGTTCATTTAAGGGCATTGGAAAACACTCTGTCAAAGACTTAATGGTATACAGGACATGCAATCATTTAAGCAAACTCTCGAATCATTTGGAATCCAGATAATGATGAGCCACAGCACAACATTCCCTAAGGAGAAGACATCATTAAAAAATCTATCAATTATTGAAATAACATTGAATATTCCCAATCCAGAATTCATGTACTCCTATGGAGTCCGTGTACAGCAAAAGCAAATGATAGTGCATCAAGAACTTTCAAAAAAATGGTCAAAGGATTCATGTGGTATATAATAAAAACACATTCACCATAGATGATCCCATCACAAAATATCCACCAAACAAATGAATTATCAATTAACAATGTTGTAGAAATATTGTAAATGGTAGACAAAAGTCCAATGAGTAGAGGTCAAGTTGGCCAAGATATCAAGTTCAAAAACTAGTACATTAAGGACACATCTATAAAAAGTAGCTACATTTCGAAAAATGAAATGTAAGATATCAATAAGATGTGGCACGTTAGTATAAAGTACCAACCCAGAAATATTCAAAACTAATTTAGAATGTAGTATATTCTAAAGTGAGGTATGTGGCTGCATATGTGGATGCTACTAAATAGGCAGCCCATTTAGCATTATGCTGTCATATGCGCAGCCCACTTTTATGCAGCCTCATGCAAGTAGATGGTTAGATGGAGGTAGGTTTTAACTAGGCCAGATTCAAGTACTTGGCATGTTGATGACTACTGTTAATGACACTATTTTGTGAAAAATGTCCAGTTTCTCTATCAAGTACTAGCTCTTAGTTGTATTATTGTTTTTTTTTACTATCATTATTTTATTGCATCTTCCTGTAACTTATTTTCATTAAATGTTTTAAAAGTATGATGACATATGTACTCACATATGTGCACTCATATAACATGCACTACACAATCCCTTGACCGCCTGCAAATTATAGTTGCCTTCCAAAGCATTCGTTGATTTTTTCCTCCATGCTCCAATGCAATCACATCAAATTGGAGGCTTATGCAATCGAACTAGAAAATCGTCAATGAGATCCTGACTTTTAAGTCTGTTAATCAGAAGGAACAACAACAGAAGATCCATAACCATAAACATCATGTCTTATCTACCCAATTTTCCTATTGAAAGCTACCTCTGATATTATTTTAAGCTTTTTCCTAaccttctcttctcatctcttccatGTTACCTTAGGTCTTCTCCTCCCTGCCCCTATATCCTTCAATAAATTACTCCTTATTACTAAAGGCCCCATATCTTTTGGTTGTACATACCAATACTATTTCAGTTGATTAGCCATCACTCTGCCCTAAATTTGTACATCTCCTACAACTCTTCTGATATAATCATTTTTAAATCCAtggttttcaaattattttctttaaCTCTCTTTATTGGCCAACATTCTAAGCAATAAAGTATTGCAAGCCTTATAATTGTCTTATAAAACTTTCCTTGAAGTCACCAATGTCtgtttcaatcatataataccaaAAGCACCTCTCTACTTCAccatctaattttattaaaaataacttCATCTAACTGCATTATTTTGTAAAATAGATCTCCAGTAATGAAATGGACTGCGCTATAAGCTTATACATCAAGCTTGACTAGGAATACaactttgtttcttatttttgcTCCAGTTGCATTTCATATACTCAATTTTTGTTCTACCGATTTTTAAGCCATTATCTTAAAAAGCTTTCTTTCATAAATTCGATTTAGCGTTTTCTCTTATTTCTCCTCATCACTTCATAGTATATCATGTGCAAATAATATATATCACTGCCCACCTTCTATGTATTGGCAGTAAGTTCTACAACTAGTTTCAAAAGATACGGCCTTGGTGTTGATCCTTGGTGCAAGCCTACAGCAATTGGCAGTGCATATCCTCAATGATTTCAATGCATTGTAAAATAACACCATTTCATAACATTTAATCGTACTTTCCTACTTAAATGAACTTTTCTATTACCTTGTTATAGAGTTTCTCCAAGTCTAATAAATCCCACATATACTGTTTACctgttttttttctaattttttaatcaaataccTAAGAATGAAATCCTCCATTGTTGGCATATTTATTGTAAAAGCAAATTGTTTCTTCATTATTGTTATTTATTCTTATTCCTTGTTCAATGACCTTTTTTCACAACTGCAACTGCCTTGTTGGTTTGGTTCCACAATACTACGAGTGATATTGTACATCTATTCTATTCTAAAGTATCACAATGGTATTTTCTTGGTTTtcaaaatcttatcaaataagctaTCAAACCAAGCTCCACCAATATCTCCCATGATTTGCCTAACCTCACTTGGTAATTAACTATGGCCTTGATGCTTTCCCTTTTGCATCATTTTCTAAACTCTCCATTTCAAACCCTCAAAAGTTTCTACAACTACAATCTTGATACTTTTGGCCATCTAGTACCACATTCTTCGTAGTTTAGTTCTTAATTTCAAGTTTTCTTCTTCAATAATTAACCCTTAAAAAATATGACATTTCCCCTTTCTACACTAAGGGGGGAACACTTCAGTTATATTAATCTAGACTTGGGCTTTAATATGAATGAACAGCAACGAATGGGTTCTGTACATGACAGGCAAATTCTTTTGCGGGCTGTGATGGATATATATAACATGTTCAAAGCTCAACTGTTGGTGAAGAACACTGTTGTACTTTTTGAGGCTTTTCATGCTGCGGTGTCTCATGCTTAGAAGATAAATAGTGATAATGACGTTAGGTCAAAGCTTCAGGAGCTGGGTTCTATGACCCAAATGCAGGACCCCGCGTTGTCACGCCTTGAGAATGAGTCCTATGAGATATGCCTTGCTCTGCTACAAAATATTGTACTGGACGGACCTCTTAACGGGGATGTAGAAGTGGAGGCATACTTTTGTCGACCTGTGCAGAGAGGGCCTGCGGGTTTATCTTCACACTGCGAAATCTGGGCAGCTTTTTGAAGTTTCGTCTGGTTGCCAACCAAGAGCTTATTGGCTTATCCCGGTTGGTTCTGCAAAACGAAGAGGGCTTGCAGCTCAGGCATCCTTTATTGTGGCAACTCTTCAAGCTATATGTGGATTAGGGGATTCCTCTTTTGAGAAGAACCTGGCTCAATTCTTCCCTCTTCTGGCATCTCTAATACGTTGTGATCATGGGTCAAGTGAAGTAAAGATGGCACTTCGCGATACGCTTGGTGCATGGGTAGGTCCAGTATTGCTTCAGTCCTGTTAAACCTTGCAGAATCTCATCATATAAACTTCGAGATGTATGATATATTTTCATTTATATGAGTCAGTTTTCCTTtactgctgatttttttttttccctcattGTTTCATCTTGTGGGATGAATTAACCGTACTGTATGAAGAGCTAGTGTCACATGGCTTTTCGATGTGGAACTACAATTAGCTGGGAAAGTTGCTTGATGGTGTATTCTAGTGTTCCTTTCTGTACATTTGGTCCCGCCTACTGATTTCCGTTTGCCTCGCTTTGTTTTCTATCATCCTCTgaaatatttgatattatttatcagaaaagaaaagaattatgCTGCTTTTCTCCTGTTCACTGTCCCCTTGCGACCAGCAAACTGTGCTTATGAAACAGTAAAATATTGCAGCGCAACTCAACGTATACAAACTCAACCATGCATAGCGTCTAAGCACCTGATGTGGAAAACTAAGATGTGATTTATTTTAGAGTACACCTTTATATTTGAAAGTGAGCTGAAGTCCGGTGTAGAGTGTAATGTCTgaattaattttttcatatgatGCTGGACTCTTACCTTTGCTGACACTCTATAGCTGGAAGTTTTCCATTGCAACTGAGATGATATGTGACAGAATTTAGAAAACTGAGCTCATCGTTTTCGGGTGCGCAAAACTTGAGCCTATTTAAGGCGTTACCATGGGACTAGGGAGCTGAAGTTTATTGACGAGGTAGGTTGGAAAGAGTTAAATAGCCTTGTTCTTACTCCATAGGCGCCTTCACCATGGACTGAAGGGAGCCTATTATCTTCcaatataagaaaagaaaaaaaaattagagaaaagaaaataagaaagtcATAAATCTAGTAACTACTGACTCATTCTCTGTCTGCGAGTGAATCAGACACTGTTACCTTCTACCATTTCCATGTCATCATTTTCTTCTCCTACCTGTGTGTTCACGCCAGCCAACGTTTGTGCCTTCTCCGCTTCTCCATCCCAATCCACAAAAGCCACAAACACCCCCAGCAGAATGGCACTGGCTGCAGAACCCATCAGGAATCCCAGCAACAACCCACCAAGTCCAAGCCTTACCTTGAAAGCCAATACCACAGCCAGAGGCAAGGCCACCAGATAGAACCCTCCAAGACTAGCATACATTCCCAGCCAAGGTCTGGCCGTCCCCCGGACTATCCCACCACAAACCGTCAAGGGGAAGTTAACCACCTCTATCAAAGCCATCAACAGCATCATCTTACTCACCCCATCCACAACTTTCTCATCATGGCTAAACAAATATCCCCAACATCCTCTTGCAATCACCATGGCTGATGCACCCAGAAATCCGGTCAGGACGCCGAGGCCTAAAGAGACGTAGGCGGACTCACGAGCATCCCTGGCTTTACCTGCACCAAGCTCATTTGACACACGCGTGGATGCGCATGTTGCCAAGGAGAGCATCACCGCGTACAGCAGGTAGTCGAAGTTGAGCACGACGGCGATCACCGCCACCATCTGTTTGGCGTCGGGAAGCCTCCCTGTGAGCAGCACCAAGATCTCGTAGCACCACCATTCTAAACATGTCGTCAAGCAGCACGGCGCGGAGAGCCTGAGCAACCGGAGCCAGTCCTGCATCCTTTGGTCCCACCACCCTCCTTCCCGCCACAGCTTGGTGCCGtcgctcttcttcctcctttcagtCACCAACACATAGGACACCAACATGATCACCACTGTGAGGTCCGTCAGCCAAATCGCCATCGACACACCCTCAAGTCCCTTCTCCTTTGAGAGCAAGACGTTAAGGGGAAGATGGAACGCTAGTGCCATAGCTGAGCTGAATAGTATAGGAAGTGTCACTCCTTGTGAGCTCAGATAGGCCTTGAGAGGACAGAGGAAGGAGGTGATTACCAAGTCGGGGAGAAGATAAGTTATGTACTTCTTTGCAAGAGCAGCAATATCCCTTTGTTGTCCAAAGCGCATAAGAATTCCGTCCACGTTGAGCCATAGGAAGGAGATTGGAAGAGAGGCTACTAGTAATAAGATGGTGGCCATGATGAGTGTCTTATGAAGAAGCTTGCAGTTTCTGGCCCCATGGGCTTGACCACATATGGGCTCCATGGCACAGCACAGACCTGTTAACACCGACAAGCCTGTGACGTTGGCGAAGGTGAAGCCGAGCGTTCCTCCTGCCAGTTGGAGCTCCCCGAGCCGGCCGAGGAACGCGGTGGTGATGGCGGTCTTTGCAAACCATGTTAGGTTCATTGCAGCCAGGGGAAGGGCAATCCCTCGCTGTGCTCGGAGTTCTGAGATGATTGCTTGCTTGATGCCAAGAAGCCATTTCGGAATATGGTGGGGTGGAGAGAAGGGTGGATGTGGAGGAAGTGCTCCTCTTGGGCTTTCATTCTCCATTCTGGAGGGTGTATTTTGCATGATAACTGCAAAGTGGTTcagtttccttttgttttgttctcTTATAAGAAGATGATACGTGGAGAATTAGATATAAGATATGGTAACGGCGGCTCATGCCAAAgaacaaaggctccaatagtggatTCTATTTTGGGGAAACGGTCAGGGAAAGGAATTGGCACTCCCATTTAAAAAACAATACATAGAAAACTCTCCTACTCTCTATGCCAATAATATGTCGACAAGTACTTCTCTTTTTCTTAGCTCGTCATTGAGTATGAATCTGAAACCCTTTGGAGAAGTATGCTAAATGGTTTCACGGAAACGCTTTGTTGGGTTGAACGGAACGAGGTTCTCGGCCATTCTTGGTAAAGATTCTCTAACATCCATTGCAACTGCAATGAGGGATTTTTGTTTGCTTTGTTGAAAGGTGGGTGATGAGAGTGAAGTGACGAAGGTGGAGTTTGAGGTGGTTGGGAAATGCTCTTGTCATGCCTGTCCACTACTAAACCATAAGAGGTTGTTACGGTTCCACCATCCGTGCCTTTACTTATTTTTCCTTAATTTAATCAAGGCCTTTTCTTCCACTTGAAACCCTTCTTTTTGTTATCCTTTTCTTCTTGAGCTGAGCTATCTCTATTTAGCCTTCTTTCTTATCCTTCTATTACTTTAATATTAGTCCACATCAATCTTTAGTCACCACAGGATATTCTAATTATGGTGCCAAAGTAGGAATCGGAAACAGTAAATTTTAGTTGTTTTCTGATGGCAAACATGAGCCATAGGAGAAATGCAAGTGGGAGACACTGAACTTGATTTATAATCCATGCACACGTGGAATGCATCTTGTGAAAGAAAAGCATTATCTGAGAGAATTTCaaatcatatataatttacatagTAGCAAGAACAAATGTATGGAATGATCCAGAAATCTGACTTGATGGATTAATTGCAATAAGAAATAGGATTTATACTGCAGTTGCAAGCATCAACACAAAGCCCAGCATACGTGATATGGGTGATTAGTCTCTGGATTGAACGACGCAAGTCTTTAGTGGGTTACACTAATAAATCATTGTTTCTAGTATCAGTTTATCTGTTGATGTAGTGTCACGCtctcgatccgagattgtgaatcgagggtcatggcaatcaccgcatactcataaaaaactcttctcataagcatgcaaggtatcttatcatgttatcttaaaacaacagtagaataattagtcaataattcaaatctaaaacataatgatctaaatttcttctttaatatctcaataaattcaacaatgattcatagatcttacatcaaattcaataagactttcaatttaaaataaaagtatggagattctgcttctgatcacttttcccttcatatcttgtatcatcttaattcttcaatatctataaaaacagtaaaatagaaggtaatgagctagacagtccagtaaacaatgatcacttttcaacagatttcatcagacatttaagtaaataattatttatagaaaataagcatatcgagatcattaattcgaaatcaattttcaattatgcaatatagttcatgctaaatttatttctttttaaaaatttaaatttctttcaagatttcaatttcttttattcttcaattcttttcgtcaaccatgagctatgaccatatttttcctgtggcaggatcataacaccgcgtatcttcttaaggtgagctgcgaatcatctggcagcaaagtccttcggaaccgctggtttctctgacagtttgtcgctggtctctctggcgacgtaaaccctcaagacaaatcaattgccaacgtatatgcccccattggcggggtcctttacataatcaggttgtcaattcatattgttcttatatcagaattcttcataaatcatgtttcatattctaatttcgataataaaatatataatcatgtagtatcgaaatcaatcaatataatgcatcatggaatcaatatgttcaatcatgcttcatcataacatttcaaataagatattttcataacaaaatactatttatccaattcatgcatcatttcacaaatcatgttagaaaaatacattataatttgtcgataaatctagaaaaagtgaaacattacttatctcgaacgcattccaataaatccacataattctataaattttcttccaaaaattttgttcgtaaatcatatcgtgatatcccatgatcaaacatccataatcctatacagaatcaatttcaataattagaaagaatacgaatacctattcaacagtttagattggatcggatcatctaatttcatctaatcaaaatttaattaggacctaaacgatccaaagtttgactatcagatcaaatcggattcgaagtgataggaccgaggtttcttcatcgatttcataaaatcaagtagagagagataattagaggagagagaattcatgaggtacaattcgaattgatcaggtgacacaatccaacattacgattggtccaatatctcgttgatgaaatcaatatgatcaaatcaagtcatgactagatcgggatcatggatgatcaaatctaaagattcatggtctgatcaaggtgggtgccaatacactacccaacaatcatagatcaagattcttcatcagattagaaatattaaaagaatttttttattgataaatcgatcaagagagagaaatcgatcaagagagaaatggctttagagagggaaaattctagagagagaaaattttagagagagaaaatttatcttgaactcctcggatgatatgattcaacaaatccgatcgatcagatcaaatcatgctgaaattatcatgtggataattcaataaaattataaaaaatagaatcttaaaaatacctaatatgatcaaagtggatgtcggtgtaccgtccggtgatcacagatcaaaaatccatcactaggatcatttaaattcatcatcattcttctcaaaattctaaaaaatcttaggagagagaaataacttagagagaaagtagagagagaagtccaattctagagagagaaaatactagttcaggctgatgggagagagggaagagagaaaaactctctttctcatattttattatttatatcattatttattaattaattattttattttatttttttctttcttcttttctttctttctttttttttctttttcttcacggaagagagaagaaagaaaatcctatttattattattatattattattatattatttttttcttctttttttttctttttttttcttttctttttttcttttctttttttctttttcttttcttttccttcttcttcttctctttcttttcttcttcccgggcttcctttaggccgaaacaggggatctcacaatcccctattGGCTGGCCGATCGGTGGTGCAACCggcatggggcggccgtcggcaggaggaggggcgacccagCGGCAAAGGAGGGCTAAGCTGGTGGCCGGCGGTGACCACCAGCATCCAAACATTCAAAAGGGACCGAatctctttctcaaagaaattcGATGACTccagtcaccgacgatcgtgtACACGGGCacggagagaaaggaagagaagaaaggaagagaaggaggctcaccttcgacgtcgGTGAGGCTTTTTCGGTGAGCAAAatggatggcacaaggacggagctccgcggtggttttccgacgattgccgccgactggatctCGAATcttcgatgagagggagagaggaggattctcctccttaaatagagccggagggggggctctttccgactccgattgggagcagacgagaggaggaagaagactctcttagggagtcttctcccctatttttttttggtttgggctttggtgggctgggattgtTACATGGACTGGGCatcacattctttccctctaaaaaaaatttcgtcctcgaaatttttcttgcttgagtcttcgtatttctttacttgaatctcatccacaaatatttcaatattctaattcttgatataaaatttattcttaaattatttcataagaaaaaagtcaatacatcaaatattgatctgaaatggaaccatttattttcttatttatcaagatcaacatcttaaagattttcaatatttcaagatttcgaaattatgatctcattttctgtaaaaattaatgttcaatatctcatgactagatcaaaatcaaatctatctcttgtaaatagaagaaaatcaatatcttaatttttaaataagaattttatttatcatcatcatttatttatttatttatttattttaaaatattaaccactcttaatttcatcctatcataagataggaaaatatactttcgtaaattatactatgacatcctaatcaatcaaaattcaaaaatattttttcttattcgtactttcaaaagttgaagatttatcatttcaatctcattctcgaacttttgatattttaattctcaatgtaacttcatcatttaatcatttcataaagaaaagatcaatatcatcgatgttgattagaatcaaaaccactatttctagtcatcaaaattttcttactcaaatcctcaaactcttaaatattctaattcttgaagtaaattttatcattaagtcattccataataaaaattaataactcaaaaattgatctaaatcaaaactatatatttttttttataatcaaaatcaatgtctctattctaagtaagtatatcaatttgctttatctaaatattaactattcttaattaatcgattcattatcaaattaaattataaataactctaatccatcttttgtagaacaatcgtcaatatcaatagataacctcaatctttttcatttagtcaaagaaataataataatcaaaagagttcaaatttcaaattttattataccctggagctaaatatttgagtataataatttaagatcaaaatcatcattcgataaataatcttaaattattcttaataaatagagaattataaaatttaattttaggatagaaaaaatttatctctaaatattctaaatctaaaatcaaaaatcaaaggtccactcatcctagaattaggatgctaattatttttgtagcatagtaggtggaagcactacttttaaaaatcacattaggatatctaaaataatttaaaatttttaaaatattattctttctaatatcaatgaattttttgtatcaaactatatcatctatcataattctttgactcaaagaatcaacattcctaacttactcaaagtaatccagattaccatgcttccgctgcgcactctgttctaacaatcaaaattaattaggttcacaaaaaaaaatttttttgatcaaattatttctttatcttatcaatagaaaagacctaaaattttaaatttcaattgaagtcaaagattaactgtcgattctcattcatacctttactggtgtacaataatcttgattaactcttgagtccaatatcatatttaaaaccatatagatttactataatcaatgtgaatcaaattttaattctcatatcaattcaattcgataattttcaaatcaaaatctttataagtcaaatcaatgagaaaatccttcgatgctccaccaaatttggacataatctgaatatataagaacttcaaatcattatttttttttaaaatttttataatcaagatctttaatatctatcatgtatcttttcacaacaatcatacaagtctcaaaaatcaaatcttcatttaatagtagattcaattagagacctcgttaacaaaagcaaaggaactccatatcaattcctaaatcca from Elaeis guineensis isolate ETL-2024a chromosome 4, EG11, whole genome shotgun sequence includes these protein-coding regions:
- the LOC105042458 gene encoding protein DETOXIFICATION 56, producing the protein MQNTPSRMENESPRGALPPHPPFSPPHHIPKWLLGIKQAIISELRAQRGIALPLAAMNLTWFAKTAITTAFLGRLGELQLAGGTLGFTFANVTGLSVLTGLCCAMEPICGQAHGARNCKLLHKTLIMATILLLVASLPISFLWLNVDGILMRFGQQRDIAALAKKYITYLLPDLVITSFLCPLKAYLSSQGVTLPILFSSAMALAFHLPLNVLLSKEKGLEGVSMAIWLTDLTVVIMLVSYVLVTERRKKSDGTKLWREGGWWDQRMQDWLRLLRLSAPCCLTTCLEWWCYEILVLLTGRLPDAKQMVAVIAVVLNFDYLLYAVMLSLATCASTRVSNELGAGKARDARESAYVSLGLGVLTGFLGASAMVIARGCWGYLFSHDEKVVDGVSKMMLLMALIEVVNFPLTVCGGIVRGTARPWLGMYASLGGFYLVALPLAVVLAFKVRLGLGGLLLGFLMGSAASAILLGVFVAFVDWDGEAEKAQTLAGVNTQVGEENDDMEMVEGNSV